The following is a genomic window from Kogia breviceps isolate mKogBre1 chromosome 4, mKogBre1 haplotype 1, whole genome shotgun sequence.
GGCGGTGGGAGGGCGCTTGTACCTTGTTGATGTCGATGGTCTCCAGGGCCAGCTGCCGGAGGCGCTCCCTGCGGTCCCGGTTGCTCTCAGAGGAGGAGGCCACGCCCCCGCTCCCGGTCTTGCCACCGGGGCGATGCTGGAAGTCCATGGTGAGGACCCTGGGGCTCTACCAGACCAGAGGGGAAACCTGTGGAGGCCAAGGGGCGGCTGTGAGGCTGCGCAGGACGCCTCGCCCTCCTGGTTCAGCCTCATCCCCAGCCCCGCTCTCGCTGCCCTCAGCCCCGTGCCCAGGCTTCACCAAGTCTCTTCCAGTGGCCGAGGGTCCACGATGGGCCACGCACATGGaaatgaggaagaaggagaaacagGGCATCTCCAGGTGACCTTGGGGGTGGACTGAGGAAGTCCCCCCAGCCTGAGGAGTGCAAAGGCCCAAGGACCCGAAATGGCAAAGGGCAAAATGAGACCAAGCTCTCAGTAGTTAGTctcaccacctccaggaagcctccccagaCCGCCCAAGCCCATGCTGTTCACTCCCTCCTCTCAATTCCCTTTCTGATTGTCTTACACTTACTTCTCGCAGCCTAAATTCTGCTTCTCTGGCTCAGCTCTATGTTTGCTGAAAACAAGAAACACACCTACCCAcctatcccccccaccccccgcaactGCCTAACGCACAAGATGTTCACAGCTCGTTCGCAGCTGAGGAAGGCTCTCCAGAGCCCTTGATGTCTCTTCCAGCCCAGCCACTGTTTCCCACCCTCCTTCAGGCTCAGCTCAGACCCAACCTCCAGGTACCTCTCTCTCACCTTACACTCCATTTCCCACGGGTCAATATTGGCCCCAGGCCCCTGGTATCTCGTCTCCGTTGGGGTAAATTCACAGGGATGGGGCCCAGGAGTGAATATGACCCCCGCCAAAGATGTCCCTATCTCAATCCCAGGGGTTCCTGGACGTGTCACCTCACGGGGCAGAGGAGGATTTGCAGGTGGGGTTCAGTTAAGGCCCGAGACGGGGAGGACCCTGGATTCCCCGAGGGGCCTAGTGTCATCacagggtccttataagaaggaggtGGGAGGGTCAGAGGCAGAAAGAGACGGGAGATGCTACACTGCTGGCTGTGAGAATGGAGGATGGGCCGCGAGCCAGGGATGCAGcacctctggaagctggaaaggcAGGAATCGAtactcccctggagcctccgaaAGGAATAAATCTCACTGAGACTCACGTTGAACTTCTGATCTCCAGAGCTGCATCATGAACTTAGGTCGTTTAAGCCACTAGGTCTGTGACGGTTTCCTGCACCAACCACAGGAAACTAACAGTCCAGGCACCAGCCAGCTGTGCCATCGATCCGCAGTGTGACTTGATGAGTTTACAAAAACCTCACATATGGTGACCAGTGGGGTGACCTAGTTGGCTGCAGAATCCCAGGACTAGACTTTTTATTTCACGCCAAGTCCACCCAGAGCCACCAGCTGGTAAAGGCAAAACACTAACAGAGCCAAGAGTTCCAGTCAGTTTGTGGGGAGCCCAGTTTCTTCTTAAGCAGCCAGAACAAGCTCTTGTTCTAGCTGGGAGTACGTGCCACAGGTGTCGCGAAAACACCTGTGGAGAGCATCTGACTGGCTCAGGAAACCCAAACGCAAACAAATACTTAATCACTCACCACGTTACAGTGAATGCCAGTACCTATCAGACTGAGATGAGGCCAGGGTGAAAAGGGGGCAGGTCCATCAAAACCCACCAGCTtcggctcccctggtggcgcagtggttgagaatccgcctgccaatgcaggggacacgggtatgtgccctggtccgggaagatcccacatgccgcggagcggctgggcccgtgagccatggccactgagcctgtgctccgcaacgggagaggccacaacagtgagaggcccgcgtaccaccgaaaaaacaaaacaaaacaaaacaaaaaccccaccagctgggacttccctgctggtgcagtggttaagaatctgcctgccaatgcaaggaacatgggttcgagccgtggtctgggaagatcccacatgccgtggagcaactaagcctgtgcaccacagctactgagcctgcgctctagagcccaagagccacaactactgagcctgagagccacaactactgaagcccgcacacctagagcccgcgtgccacaactactgaagcccatgcgcctagagcctgtgttctgcaacaagagaagccaccgcaatgagaagcccatgcaccgcaacgaagggtagcccctgcttgctgcaactagagaaagcccgcgcagcaacgaagacctgatgcagcccccccccaaaaaaaaaccaaaaaaacaaaaaacccacccgCTGAGCAGCAAACAACACCCCTTCCCCTGGTCTGTGTCCAGCAGGCAGGAGACCCAGCTGGTGCTCCCAGTCCAGGGGAGATCAGGAGTCTTTTCTGGGAAGAGAGTACCAGAGACAGTATTCTCAGACACTGACagttgcccccccccccacacttcCCAAACCCCAGTACTCCAGCACTCTGCCAGGCCCACTGAGCTCACTAGATGAGAAGCACCGATCTCCACGCAGACTGGCAACTTAACATAAACAGATGCAAAGAAACACGTgtatcagagaaaaaagaaacctggTGGAAACGTCAATAGAAGATGTTAACGTCCTCCCGGATGACAGGAGACGTTACCACATCGTGAAACTAGAACAGGTGCCAAAAGTGAGCACAGTGAATTAAAACCAGACgaaccctgggacttccctggtggtccagtgggtaagactctgcgctcccaatgcaccggacctgggttccatccctggtcggggaactagatcccacatgctgcaactaagagtccccatgccacaactaagacctggtgcagcctaaataaataaacaaataaagttaAACAAATAAACCCTTTAAAAGCAAATATGTGATGAACTTGACAAAACAATGAATACGAGAGCTTGAAGGTAAGAGTCAAAAAAAGCTTTCAtaatgaaaaacaggaaaatgcacaatgataacaacaacaatagcagaataacaagAGGcaaaaaaagaacctaaaaatTCCGGACTAGAAACAGAACGAAACGtggacacactactatatttaacatAGATAACCatggcttccctggcggcgcagtggttaagaatccgcctgccaatgcaggggacatggattcgagccctggaccaggaagatcccacatgccgcggagcagctgagcccatgcgccacaactactgagcctgcgctctagggcccacaaaccacaactactgagcccgtgagccacaactactgaagcctgcgcacctagagcccgtgttccgcaactaTAGAAgccgccgcaacaaagagtagcccccgctcgccacaactagagaaagcccgcgcgcagcaacgaagacgcaatgcagccaaaataaataaaacaaataactttattcaaaaaaagaaaataataatcaatACGGACCTCCTGCATAAaatacagggaactctgctcaatgctctgcaataacctatatgtgaaaaaaaactgaaaaagagtgGACACATGTACGTgtataaatcactttgctgtacgcctgaaacgaacacgatgttgtaaatcaactacagacCCACATAAAATAACAACTAAGAAGAACAAACGTGGAGAATGTCATCAAAGGAATGAcctatgaaataaaagaaaatatcccaGGACTGAAAAGACCTAATCTTCAGacgaatacaaagaaaaacactcTCAAACGAACAAACCATGAAATTTCACAGCACTAATGAAAACCTAAAGTTTCTACtagacagaaagaaaatcagaaacaagaggTCGGAAACCAGAACGGGACGAGACCCTTCAGAAAAACACGGAACTCCTCAGACGGGCAATGCTTTCACAGTTCCCACCAGGGGCTTTTGATCTGGAACTTTACACCCACACTTCTGATTGTGAGGGTAAATAAAGCAGTTTTCAGCTAACCAAGAGCTCAATATAAACAAATGAGTCGACTTCTTCAAAAGCTACCTGATGAGCTctgatggaaaaaagaaaggggagtAGATGGTCCCACTGAAAACAAGCCAGCCCAGGGGAGCCCGGACAGCAGGTTCTAGGACAGCTACTCAGCTGCAAGGTGGGGCTCCAGTCCCGACCGGAGGAGGAGGATGCCAGCTTTGAGAGGGAAGTTTCTACGggggaaaggaaaaaaggcaTCCATTTGTTTCAACCTGTGGGAAAACACAACCGCTAGGCGTGTGAGGTGAAAACGCTTTGAGTACAAAGGtttaacaacaaagaaaaacagacgAATAGGAAAACTGAAACAGTTAATGAGCTTTGGTGGGCAGGAGGGAAAATGGTACAAGAAACCTAGACTGACAAGCTGGGAAGTCACTTAACCTCGGGGCTTCGCTTGCGAAACGGGCCCAGCTAACGGGCTCTGGTGGCCTCGGGCGTGGTGCCAGGCGCTCCGCCTCCAGACCTCCTTTTCTACTCGGTGGGTCTAGAACTGGGGCCGCCGTCACCCCTATCCAGGTGAGTCCCGGACCACAGAGCCAGCAAGCCAACGAACGAGTCCCCGGGCGCAGGGAAGGCGCCCCGGACCACGGGAGCCGCCACCCGACCCGACCCGACCCAACGGGCCTTTGCAGCCTGAGCTCCTAGAGGGCGGGGGTGCGGGAGGTCGGGCCTGCCCAGCGCCGGGCGCGGACGGGGAGCCGGCGCCCGCCCCCAGCCCGCGCCCCCGCCGAGGCGCCCCTCGCCcactcccctccagggagcccctCGCGGTCGCTGCCCTAGCCCCGCGCGGCTCTTAACTCTCACCCACAGACGCACTGCCCTCGCCTGTCCGGCCGCCACCTTTGCCGCCGCGCCGACTTCGTTCTGCACATGCGCGCCGCGGGCTAAGGAAGCACTTCCGAGGGCAGGCGGGGCGGGGTCTTCCGTGTGCGCATGCCCGGCCCGCCCAGCGGCGCGGGCTAGACGCTTCGGAGGCTGGAGGAAAGCAGGCAGCAGGGAGTGCAGGCCGGAAGCCGAAGCGCGCGTGCGCACCGGCTCTCAATGGCCTTTCGGTCGACTAAACTCGCGCGGAGCCAGCTCTCGCGGGATAGCGAGTTGCTTCTCGTCTCCCGCTCCCGTCCGCCTGTTCCCTTGAGTACTGGGCGCTATCGGTCGGGGGGGGTGCTTTATTGTTTCACCCCGGGTCCACCTTGTTGCCTGGTTACATGACAACGTCCATCTCGCCTACTGCCCCGTGCGCCCCGCGAGGGCTCTACTCCGCCCCGGCGGCCCCCGGGACGCTTCTGCCAATCGCCGGTGTGGGACAGGCTGAGCGGCCCGGGAGCGCGCAGGCGTGGTAGCTCCGGCCGCGCTTCCGGGACGACGCCGTGGGACTCTTTTGGCGCCGGCAGCGGCGCGAGAGGGGACGGCGGCCCGGAGGGCGCGGCCCAGCGCTCCGCGTTCTGGGTCTCAGCGGCGCCATGCGCTATAACGAGAAGGAGCTGCAGGCGCTGTCCCGGCAGCCGGCCGAGATGGCAGCCGAGCTGGGCATGCGGGGCCCCAAGAAGGGCAGCGGTGAGCGGCCCGGGGCGCCGGAGCGGGCggtcggggggcgggggtgggcagCCGCGGAACCCGCGCGAGCCCGCCTTATTCCCGCAGTGGTGAAACGTCGGCTGGTGAAGCTGGTGGTCAACTTCCTCTTCTACTTCCGGACGGACGAGGCGGAGGTAGGGCGGCGGGGAGGGTCGGGGCGGGGTTTGGGGGTCGGGGTCGGAGTCCGGGTCCGGGTCCGGGTCCGGGTCCGGATACGGAGTTGGGGGGTGAGGCGGCAGTTGGAGGGCGGGGTCTGGAGTCGGGGGCGGAGCGGGGGGCAGGCAAGTTCCCGGCGCCCGCCCCCATGCGTCTGTCTGCTCTTAGCCCGTCGGAGCCCTGCTGCTGGAGCATTGCAGAGTCACTCAGGAAGAGCCCAGCGGCTTCTCCATCAGTGAGTGTGGCCTGGGGCGAGGCTACTTGACCCCGTCCCGCCCCGCTCCAGCCCGGCGCGGCCTCGCCTGAGTCCCCAGAGGCTGAGTCCAGTGTCCTGGGCAAGCCCCACTCGCGCTGGCTCCCCCGGGTGGGGGGCCCAGGCCGAGCGCACTACCCCAGAAGCCGCCCTTGTCTTGTTGGGGAGCGCTGCCCTCTCGGGGTGCCTCCTCTGTAACTGTTTTATTTCTCCTGCGATCAGGGCCGTGTGCTGGGGGACTGGGAGGATTCTCCTGGGTCGTCTTGAGAGGGTGGGGTCTGCAGGCGAAGACGGAGCTTCTAACTAGTCTTTTGGGGAGGCTGCAAGAAGAGtgccacagactggggggcttaaacagcagaaatttatttctcccagttctgggggGCAAGAAGTGTGACATCAAAAGTGTTGGcatggctggttccttctgaagaAGAATCTGCCCCCATGATCTTTCTCCTGGCTTCTGGGGGGTCGCTGGCGACCGTTTTCACTCCATCTCTGCCTTTCCTTTTCATGGGATCTTCTCCCTTGTGTGGTCGTGTCCAGGTCTCACTTTTCTTAagaacaccagtcctattggattagaggTTCACCCTAGTGCAGCGTGACCTCAGTTTAACTGCTTTTAACTACTTAGACCTGCAGTGATTCCACATCCAGATAGATTCATAGTCTTGGGAAATGTCTCATGTTTTAAGACTGGAACATACatcttttgggggacacagttcgaCCGACACCCAGCTGTTGGGAAGCAGTGGGCCCAGGCAGGCCGGGGCTGGAAAGGGGACAGTCATGGACAATGGCAAGAGGAAGTTGAGGGCTGGGTGGCGGGGAGGTGGGAGCGAGCGGGGACAGATGGGGGCTACTCCCTCCGCAGGCTTCCTAGAGGACCCAGAGAGGAAGTATCACTTTGAATGCTGCAGTGAGGAGCAGTGTCAGGAATGGATGGCTGCTCTGCGTCGAGCCAGGTGGGGTGCGGCCGCCttgggggcctggggcagggatggggcaggCCCTGTGGACTCACGCCACGCTCCTCCCCAGTTACGAGTTCATGCGGAGGAGCCTCATCTTCTACCGGAACGAGATCCAGAAGATGACTGGCAAGGTGTGCGTGGgtgcaggggtgggaggtgggtgtcTTCTGGGCCCAGGCTCATGCcgttccccccctcccccctcccccccgggcCCCCGCCATCGTCCACCCACACAGGATCCCCTGGAGCAGTTCGGCATATCTGAGGAGGCCAGGTTCCAGCTGAGCGGCCTGAAGGCATGAGTCTGGGTGTGGGGCTCCTCAGCTTTCCTGCTGGGGACTGGATGAACCCTCCCTGGGTCCCGGGTTTCctggccaagcctggatttgcCGTGGGAGGTGTCTtggtttaaagattttaaaagcctcaggGCCCGCAGGGGCTGCCTTTTTGAAGAAACAACCCAGCAAGCCCCTTCTGGATGCACTGGGTCCCACTGGACTGGTTTGGTACCTCAGTGCCACATGCTGCTGCCAGGGGACAGGTGTCCCCTCCCAGGAGCTGTGCCTGGCCCCTTGGGTGCGTCCATCCAGGCCTGGCAGGTGCCTGAGGCTGGTGCGACTCTCCTGCCCCGTGCAGGCTGAATGTACAACATTAGATGATGCTGTGAAGGGCGTGGGCCCACGCTGGGGCCGCTGTGAATTCTTCCTGCTGAAGGGGTAGGCCCCGGCCGGACGCCTCTGGGCAGAGCTGGAAGGTGCGCCTTCGGGGTGGCCAGTTTGTTCTGTTCAAATAAAGGTACCTCTTTTTCACATGGGACGGCGATGCAGTGaatgcagaagggcctctgtccTCCGCAGGCTGCCGGTCCCGCAGGGCCACAGCGGGGGGCCCTGAGGGAAGTGAGGCCCCGCCCACGTTCAAGGTTTAAGTGCCCAGTAGGAACAGAGGAGAGGAGGCCTAGAGCCCAGAGCCAAGaaaggcagggaggctggggcccAGCCCACAGGGCCTCTGGGGCTCACAGGCCTCCCTCGGAGTGCAGGCGGGACTTCGCGAAGGGTTTTGTTGGTGTTGTGAAAAGTAGCCAAGCAGTCGGTTTCAGTTGGTCAAGAAGGAAGCCCAGCCTGGGTGGGCCTGATCTAGTCCGGTGTCGGCCCTCAAGGAGGGGCTGGGCCTCTGTGTGGTGGGGCTGTCTGCTGTGGTCACAGGGCCTGCCTTCCGGAGCAGGTGGGGCTTCTGCTCGGAGTGGCCGTCCTCCCCAACTGGGGATGGTGATCACGGCCCGGGACCCTCTTtgcgctccaggaccttgctgtGTCACGGTCGGGAAGAAACGCTGCCACCAGACCAGGTTCAAGTGAAAACAGGTATTTTATTACAGCGTCTAGAGGTGGAAACGCAGTGCAGTGGGGTTCCCTTGGGAAGAGGGGGTGGAGCCAGCGCCCCAACTGAAACACAGGCTACCAGAACAAGAAAGCAAAGCCCGTCTGTGTTACAAACCAAGGCAGGGGTGCGAGAGCCAGCGTGGATGGATGTGTAAATGAGAACAAACAGTCCTAACTGTAGACGGGCCGGCTGGCAGGATAAataagggcgggggggggggtcttaaATAGGTCACGATTCATAGCTGAACAGAGGACGCGTCCCCTGACCGGAGGCTGTCCTAGTTGTTAGGTTTTCCTGAGCAAAGCGACGGCAGCCGTCAGATCTGGAGCGCCCGCGTCGGCAGCAGCGGTGGGGCTCCCGCAGGGCCTCTCCCCACGCACACCAGCCGGCGCCCTACTCCCGTGgctggcggcagcggcggcgctCAGGCTGGGACCGTAGGGTGGGTGTGGAGAGGCCGAGCTTGGCCCCGCTGTGGGGCAGGCCCCGCGCGGGTCGTCTGTCCCCTGGTGCCTGCGTGTGCCTGCGGAGGACAGATGCAGCGTGGTGGTCCTCCCGAAGTGACGCAGTGTTTGTGTACAGTGTCCTTTGTTCACATGGGGGCTCCGCTGGCAGCGCCACAGCTTTCTCGGGAGCCCTGTGTTCCTGACACGGGGAGGGGAGCCTCTTGGGAGAGGCCGGGGGCCGGGGGTCAGGACAGCACCGTTGGGCACTAGGAGCACCGAcctggggggaagggggcagggcgggCGGTCACAGGAGGAAGGCTGTGTCTCTAGCCTGACTGCTGCCCCGCACGGTGTAGAGGTGGCTGCAGGCAGCACACTGGTCTGCTCTGACCCTTGTGGCCTGCGTCCCGGAGGGCCTCGGCCACCACACTGACCCCGCTCGCGGGCAGGCAGAGGGCCCATGGTGTCCACCCGTGAAGGGTGTGTGGAGTCGGCCAGGGAAGGCTCACGTTAGGCCGCCACACAGAGGCACCCCTCCCGCGCTCCTTGACGGGTGCCGCCTGGGGGGCAAGCACCTGAGGATGGGGCTCCGACTGCCCACGCTCAGCCCTCGCTGGGGCACCTACCTTGGGTCCGGGCCCCCTGTCAGCACCTTTGGCCGATGTCGGCCCTTCCGGGGGACCCAGAGCGTCTCGGGAGGCACACAGACAACACGGCTCCACCCAGGGGCCCAGGACCGGTCACAGGTGCTGTGCTCGAGGGACTGAGAGCCCTAGCGGCCACCTCGGAGCCTCAGGGAGCAGCCCTCCTGCCCGGCCTCCCCCAGCGCATCCCTTCCCGAGCACCGCCGTGGCCGCTCGGGTGGGGCGGGTGTCACCCCAGTGGGGTTGGCAGGCGCGCCCTGGGCCAGCGCTGCTGTGCACTTGAACAGACGGGAGGGTTTCCCctcactttcctttcttccttttctctttagtTTACTGTGTATTCGTCATAcagtctaaaaataaatgaagtccgTCTATGGAATTTATAAATTTTCATCACCTCTCTATAAAATACTGTCACCTGTCAGCGTGACTCCCCTGTAGACACAGCAGGCACCCACGACTAACCCGCCTGCGTCCCTGGCCACCACAGGAGCCGACCCTGCAGCAGGGGGCTGCGGCGTGAGCCCAGGGCGAGCGCAGACGTACAAAAGTAAATGCACCTGTCACACGAGCgagccaggcaggcaggcagcagagTTGGGTACCAGACCCTCCTCACAAGCACCACTGAGGACGGGTCCCCTCCTCGAGGCTCCGCCACCGCAGCCTTGCCGCACAGGACCGCCATTCCGATGCCAAAGGCGCCATCCCGAGGGCTGAGCCGAGGCCGTTCACAGTGATGGCGGGGTGGGCCTCCGGAGACGCCGCCTTTGGTATGGGAAGAGCGGCAGGAATGAACACACCAGGCGCTCGGGCCTGGCGTTGGCGTGGTCAACCTCGAGAGTCAGCACCAAGAGCACGTGGAGGCGCGAGCCTGGCGACGAGATAGCACCGGGCCAGCTGGTGGCGTCTCCGCGGTGGGCCGGTCCTTCGGCGATGTCTTTACATATATTCTCTCATATATATAGTATCTACATCTCTCGATAGGTTGCCTTCACGACTTCGGTGGAATAAAATAAGTCAAAAttgtttatacttttaaaaaaacgaTAAATACTTTATCTAAAACTATCGACAGTACAGGCTGGAGCCAGGCCCCAGCGCGCCGTCTCCGCAGCTCTGCGCGGCGCTGATTCACAGTAGAGCCTGTCCTCTGGCCTCCGTCCGTCCTCGCCGTCCTGCGGGGGGCCCCGCGCCGCCAGCCCGCCCCATCCTTGCATAGTCTCGCGGTTGAGGTAGAAATCCTAGTTACCTGCGGACACGGTGCGGGAGGAAAGGCAGCATAGCGTTAGCCTCGCGCCCAGACGAGCCCATCGCACCCCCAGGCCAGGGCGCCAGAGCCACCGACGGATGGACGGACGGACGACAGACGGCAGACGTGGTGGTGGCAGCACCCTGAGCCACGCCTCTGGGCCCCGTCAGAGGCAGGAGATCCTGTCCCCAGGCCCTTCCAGTGCGTGTGGGGCGCTGGCTGGGTCctggcctcccctcctccccgggAGACCCTCCCCGGGCCCCACGCCAGGCAGTGCTCCAGGACAAGCCTGCCCGCCCCAGGAGTGAGGCCGGCGCGGCCAGGATGGCAGGCAGGCAGCGTCCCCTGTGGGCCCGGCCCTCGACCTCCCCGTGCACATCTGCCCTCTCCAAGCTCCTCTGACAGCGCGAGGCCACTGCAGGCTGAGCCGCCCTACCTTCTGGGGTTTTCCAACAACCGAGGCACAGCCCATCCCCAGGCCTCGGGTAAGGCTGTCCGCTGACCACCCTGACCAGGAG
Proteins encoded in this region:
- the PLEKHJ1 gene encoding pleckstrin homology domain-containing family J member 1 isoform X2, coding for MRYNEKELQALSRQPAEMAAELGMRGPKKGSVVKRRLVKLVVNFLFYFRTDEAEPVGALLLEHCRVTQEEPSGFSISFLEDPERKYHFECCSEEQCQEWMAALRRASYEFMRRSLIFYRNEIQKMTGKDLAVSRSGRNAATRPGSSENSLLCIRHTV
- the PLEKHJ1 gene encoding pleckstrin homology domain-containing family J member 1 isoform X3; the protein is MRYNEKELQALSRQPAEMAAELGMRGPKKGSVVKRRLVKLVVNFLFYFRTDEAEPVGALLLEHCRVTQEEPSGFSISFLEDPERKYHFECCSEEQCQEWMAALRRASYEFMRRSLIFYRNEIQKMTGKDPLEQFGISEEARFQLSGLKA
- the PLEKHJ1 gene encoding pleckstrin homology domain-containing family J member 1 isoform X1; translated protein: MRYNEKELQALSRQPAEMAAELGMRGPKKGSVVKRRLVKLVVNFLFYFRTDEAEPVGALLLEHCRVTQEEPSGFSISFLEDPERKYHFECCSEEQCQEWMAALRRASYEFMRRSLIFYRNEIQKMTGKDLAVSRSGRNAATRPGSSENRYFITASRGGNAVQWGSLGKRGWSQRPN